TTGGAGCAATCCCGTTAATATGCAACAAGCACAAGAATTAAAAGACGCCTTAGAAAAAAATCGCAATAATTTATAGGGCGTGTTGACAATTCGCGATGCGAAGACCTAGCTTGTTGTTTTTTTATGCTCTGCAGCGCAGCACAAAAAAATCAACGAGCTTACCGCCAGCAAAGTAAAATTGTCAAAAGGCCCTAATATTCGCTAAGATCGATTTTTTTTATCTTACACGGTAATAAGAATGAATATTTTAATTATAGGTCAGGGTGGACGTGAACACGCGTTAGCATTTACAGTGGCAAAATCTCCTTATGTTCAACGTATCTTTGTTGCCCCTGGCAATGCAGGATGTGAACTTGAAAATAAAGTTTCTAATATTAATATTCCAGTGGAGAATATTCCTGCACTCATTCAATTTGCTCAATCTCATGCTATCGATCTCACCATTGTAGGGCCAGAAGCACCATTGTGTGCGGGAATTGTCGATGATTTTCAAGCACATCATTTAGCCTGTTTTGGCCCTAGTCGTTTGGCCGCACGTTTGGAAGGCTCTAAAGTGTTTAGTAAGGAATTTATGTTACGCCATCATATTCCTACTGCACGATTTGGATCGTTTGATAACATTGCTGCGGCTGAAAAATTCATTCAAGAACATAACGTACCTTTAGTATTAAAAGTTGATGGACTTGCTGCCGGCAAAGGAGTCGTCATCGCTCACACTAAACAAGAAGCCTATAATACCCTTGATAATATGTTTAATGAGCAACCGTTTGGTGATGCCGGAACAAAAATTATTATCGAAGAATTTCTCCGCGGTCAAGAAGTGAGTTTTATGGTAGTAAGTGATGGCCGTTTTGTCTGCCCTCTTGCTACCGCACAAGATCATAAAACCATTTTTGATGACGATAAAGGTGCCAATACCGGTGGCATGGGCGCCTACTCCCCTGCCCCCATGATTACCGCAGCACTGCAACAAGAAATTATGGAAACGATTGTTTATCCAACCATTCGCGGCATGCAAGCTGAAGGTAATCCTTATATTGGAATTTTATATTGTGGCTTGATGATCGATGAAACCCAAGGCCCTGTTGTTTTAGAATATAATTGTCGTTTTGGCGATCCTGAAGCACAAGTGATATTGCCACGCTTAAAATCGGATTTTGTTGCCTTGTGCCAAGCGGCTTTGCAAGGTGAATTAAACAATCATACCTTAACCTGGGATCCCAATTCCTGCCTAGGAGTTGTCCTCGCCGCCAAAGGTTATCCAGGAGATTATACTAAAGGGCAAGTTATCAGCGGTTGGCAACAACCCCTGCATAATGGAAAAATTTTTCATGCCGCCACTCAATTAGTCGATCAACAACTCGTCAGCAACGGTGGACGGGTTTTATGCGTCAGTGGTTTTGGTGAAACACTAGCACAGGCTAAAACAGCGACTTATTCATTGCTCAATTATTTAAATGCCGAAGCCTTTCATTACCGTCGCGATATTGGCGATAAAGGAATATAATAGCTCGGTTTTTTCGATATTATTGGGCAGTAATTATGGAACACCACGAAACTTCCAGCACTTGGCTTCGCCATCATCCGGCAACAGATGAGGCCGAATTTGATTTTGCTTATTATCGCCCCTTAACCTTCAGTGCCAAACAAGGCATTAATCCCCTGGTCACTGCTGCAAATCCCTTATTAAGTTTAGCAAGTCAACTGCACTTACAAACCCACTATCACGACATTCATCAATTACATGCGGATTTAGTTCATGAAATTCGTGCTTTTTCCACACGCGCCAAACAACTGAATATTAAAAGTGAAACCATTCAAGTCGCACGTTATGTTATTTGCGCGCTCTTTGACGAAATTATTTTACAATCTGCTTGGGGAAATGAAACACTATGGGGAAAATATCGTTTATTAGCTACGTTTAAACACGATGCAGAAGCCGATGAACGGTTTTACACCATTTTAAATCGTTTGTGCCAAGATGCCGTCATCTATATTGATATTATCGAATTAATGTATTTAAGTCTGAGCGTGGGTTTTTTTGGTAAATACCGTTTTGCCGAACAAGGTGTAGCAAAACGCAGCGAATTAATGGATAAACTCTATCATCTAATTCGTATGCAACGCGGTGAATTTAGCCAAAATCTCTCACTTCCTCCACCAGCACAACATTGCTTAAAACAACGCAAACCTTTTTCTCCTTTACGCAATTTACTGATCACGGCTAGTTTATTAATAATCTTGTGTGTAGGTTTTAATGTGATGATTCAAGTCAGCAGCGCCCCTCTTCAACAACATCTACAGCAAATCATAAACAGGAATACGCTATGAATAATCATGCGCGAGTTGAGTGGATAATGGCGTTTTGCATAGCGTTAGGTGGAAGCCTTTTAATTTGGTTAGCCAGTCCATTTTTTATTATTAACCATCAGGCTATATTGCTTAATTTAAGTAATCGAGTTTTAGCAATTATCATTTTTAATTTATTATTCGCGGTATTTTTTTTATATCGGCATTTGTACAAATCAGCTCAGCTTGTAAACACGCCTACTAACAATCAAGTTTCAAGCATTGTTCAGCTGTTTAAACTGGCCAAACATTATTTACAGCGATCAAAACGCTGGTGGCAATTTTTTTATAATCCAGCAGTAATGCGTTCGACGTTTTTAATGATAGGCGCAAATGATGAAAACAACCAAAATTTATTACAACAAGAATTTGCACATGTGAGTGCATTACAATATCCACCATTACAACATCATCAAGCTTGTACCTGGTGGTTTAATACTCAGAGCATATTACTCAGCATTAGCAGTCAGTCGTTACAATTAACGAAAAAAAATCAGTTAGCAAATACCATTTGGCAAACAACCCTGCAACAGCTCAAAAAATTAAAACATTCGCAACCTTGCCAAGGCTTGTTGATTGTGGTGGATCTGCAAGAATTATTGCTGGCTAACGATGAACGCCGTCAACAATTAATCCTAAGTTTGCAACAACATATTCATTTACTAAATCAATACCAACATTCAAGTTACCCAGTTTATTTTATGATTAATCAATTCGATGTCTTAGCAGGCTTTATCGAATTTTTCGGCGATCACAGCAGGGAAGAACGTCAGCAAATTTGGGGATTGCATTGCGATCCAGCACGTTTAACTCAACATAATTTTTCTCGTTATCTCCAAGACGAATTTCACAAACTCATAAAAAAATTAAATGATCGTTTAATTTGGCGCCTGCATCAAGAAAGAGATTTACACAAACGCTGTTTAATTAAAGATTTTCCTTTGCAAGTTGAAAGTCTTGAAGAATTGATCGTTGATTTTACTCAGCGTCTCTTCAGTGAATGTTTATTAACGCAAAAGGTTGCGCTGCAAGGGATTTATTTCATGAGTTCCCATAACTCAGGCCAAGTCATTGATCGCTTGTATGAACCTTTAAGCAAAGCGTTTGCTTTAGCGCCTCGGCAATTAATCACTCATCATAACGAAAGTAAACCCTATTTTTCACATCGTTTATTTCATGAAACGATTTTTCCACAGCGCGTGAATTTTTCTTCACAATTTGCTGTGAGGGATTGGCTAGACTGGCGGAGAGTGAGTGCTTATGCGCTGTCAACCTGTGCGATGATAACCTTGGCTTGGTATTGTGCTAAAGGTTTAAGCATCACAACTCAAAGCGTTAATCAAGCGCAAACTCATTTACAACAATTTGATGAGCTCTCTCAAAAATCCTCTAGCGATTTAAACCAAAGTTTAAATGCGTTAAATGCCATCACCCAAGTTATCCAACAGTTAAATAATTCCACCTATTCTCATTTTGGTAAAACTCGTTTAACCAGCTTGCAACAACAAGCTCAAAAAATTTATCAGCTCACGTTAATTAATCAACTGTTGCCAAATTTGCGTTTACTGGCTCATCAACAGTTATTTAGCGTAGATGTGCGTAATCCGCAATTGATTTATCAACAATTGGCTATTTATTTGATGTTAAATAATTCTAAGTATTATTCAGCTCAAGCCATACTAAATTGGTTAAACCCACAATTAACTGCTCAAGGTATTTCTGTAGTTAATATCGATAACTATATTAATCAATTAGCTCAACTTTCATTTTCAAATCCATCGCTAGACAAACATCTCGTTGATACCGGTCAAAAACTTCTCAATCAACTGACTTATCCGCAACGGTGTTTACTTATTTTAACACAGCGTGTTCAAGGTAAACCGTTAAGCTTATTGTCTGAACATCAAGATTTATTCATTACTCCTTATGCGCAAATTCCATTTATTTACACACGCTTGGGTTATGAAAAATTAATGCAAAAAGATTTTCAAGCGGCTGCTAAAGAGGCATTAAGTGGTAATTGGGTATTGGGAGAAAATCCAAACGATACTATTAGTCCCGATCAATATCAGCTCGTTGCCAAAGACGCGCAGCGTTTTTATCAACAATTATATATTTCTCTCTGGCAGCATGTGATTTATGGCACGGAGCTTAAACCCGTATTAACTTTATCACAAGCAATTAACGCCGCGAAAGCACTCAGCGATACACAGTCGGGTTTTCAACAAGTCATTAAAATCATCAACGATAATACTCAAGTTTTACTAAATGATAAAAATCTTGATGCGACATTTGCAGATAATTTACAACAATTATTGAATTTTTCACACAGCCCTGCGGCACAGCAGTTAACAAATAATTTACACACCGTGGTTAACGAGTTACAAAAAATTACTGTAAGTCCACAACCTCCAGTACTCAGTTATGCGTTAGTTAAAAATCGTTTTTTAACGAATGGCAACGATCCCTTGCACGATTTAGCGATTGAAGAAAAACAATTGCCACAACCGATTGCTGCGTGGGTACAACAAATTCGCAGTATGACTTGGCATTTATTAGTCGCAGAGGCGCATGATTATATTAATCAACAATGGCAAAAATCCATTGTGAGGTTTTATCAGCAAAATTTATATGATCGTTATCCTTTAGCGATTAATGCCGAGCTCCAAGTATCGTTAAATAACTTTTCCACCTTTTTTAATCCTCATGGGTTATTAGGACAATTTTATTTAGACTATTTAGCGCCTTTTATTAATACTTCTGGCAAAGAATGGGAGTTAGTCACCCTTGATGGCGATACGATTGGGATTGATAAATCTAATTTATTACAATTGCAACTATCGGCCTTTATCGCGCAAATGTTTTTTCCGAATGGCGATACAAGTTTGCATGTCACTTTTGGCTTACAACCGATTGCGATAGAACCAATTGTGAAAAAATTTGAATTTTCATTAGATGGGCAAACATTAAATTATTCCAATCAACAGATCCCCACAGCTAAAAATTTAATTTGGCCGAATGTTGCAACGGATTCACCAGCCGCTATTTTAAAATTTACTGATATTAATGGAAATGTATCTAATAAAAGTTATGATGGCCCGTGGGGTTTTTTTAAATTACTCGCTAACATGAATATTGAAAAAACTGATGACCCAAAACAATTTATCGTCACCTTTGATTTAAATGGCGATTCTGCAAAATATTTACTAACCACGGATAGCGAATTAAATCCTTTTGCCTCTAACGCCTTAGTCATCTTTCGCCTACCCGAAAATTTGTAGGTAGGTAGCGTGGAACGTAGCGTAGGTAGCCTGGAACGGAGCGCAGCGGAGATCCAGGATCGGAGTTTTTTTAATATT
This genomic interval from Legionellales bacterium contains the following:
- the purD gene encoding phosphoribosylamine--glycine ligase; this translates as MNILIIGQGGREHALAFTVAKSPYVQRIFVAPGNAGCELENKVSNINIPVENIPALIQFAQSHAIDLTIVGPEAPLCAGIVDDFQAHHLACFGPSRLAARLEGSKVFSKEFMLRHHIPTARFGSFDNIAAAEKFIQEHNVPLVLKVDGLAAGKGVVIAHTKQEAYNTLDNMFNEQPFGDAGTKIIIEEFLRGQEVSFMVVSDGRFVCPLATAQDHKTIFDDDKGANTGGMGAYSPAPMITAALQQEIMETIVYPTIRGMQAEGNPYIGILYCGLMIDETQGPVVLEYNCRFGDPEAQVILPRLKSDFVALCQAALQGELNNHTLTWDPNSCLGVVLAAKGYPGDYTKGQVISGWQQPLHNGKIFHAATQLVDQQLVSNGGRVLCVSGFGETLAQAKTATYSLLNYLNAEAFHYRRDIGDKGI
- the icmH gene encoding type IVB secretion system protein IcmH/DotU — translated: MEHHETSSTWLRHHPATDEAEFDFAYYRPLTFSAKQGINPLVTAANPLLSLASQLHLQTHYHDIHQLHADLVHEIRAFSTRAKQLNIKSETIQVARYVICALFDEIILQSAWGNETLWGKYRLLATFKHDAEADERFYTILNRLCQDAVIYIDIIELMYLSLSVGFFGKYRFAEQGVAKRSELMDKLYHLIRMQRGEFSQNLSLPPPAQHCLKQRKPFSPLRNLLITASLLIILCVGFNVMIQVSSAPLQQHLQQIINRNTL